The Fulvia fulva chromosome 6, complete sequence genome includes a window with the following:
- a CDS encoding Mitochondrial fusion and transport protein UGO1: protein MDRDRFPMTPSREPNPLRPYYIPPSIGTSASASASQTPHVAKVSPPRSGASIGSSARDLFEIDIDIKSTTSEAWQHTRSLFDTLAWRYTSVLLAQPFDVSKTILQVALPPSSATAATPQKKRSRASSRQGGSVRGRGKDQHYDDESDDSYDSDRSDDIPDYFTSTAPRSRSPRKRRRTPPSQNASPSPTPRPRNRREQDDVNDYKIINKKPASIMNAISALYNTSGAVGLWRASNTTFLYSTLLRTTDSFVRSLLLAILGLPDLPGPDHGGLAPGLSSRGAGFSGIDLSDSPNAIGSLIVVGLASCITGLLLAPLDLVRTRLIVTPVSHPPRGLLSNLKCLPSLVASSDLWLPTALFHSIPNIFSAASPLFLRRQMRLAPETTPGLWSLAAFTTSLSELFIRLPLETVVRRAQVNAIKKAQSDVPLVIDPAPYTGVWATVYGIMYLEGETTTTAANGMLRTRRGQGAAGLVRGWRVGFWGLAGVWGAGALGPGDVKSGGQF from the coding sequence ATGGACAGAGACCGCTTCCCCATGACGCCCTCGCGCGAGCCGAATCCGCTGCGACCATACTACATCCCGCCCTCGATTGGCACATCTGCTTCGGCTTCAGCATCACAAACACCGCATGTCGCGAAAGTCAGCCCTCCCAGATCAGGCGCATCGATAGGGAGCAGTGCTCGTGACTTGTTCGAAATCGACATTGACATCAAATCCACGACGAGCGAAGCATGGCAGCACACACGGAGCTTGTTCGACACCCTGGCATGGCGGTATACTTCAGTCCTGTTGGCACAGCCCTTTGATGTGTCCAAAACGATACTGCAGGTCGCCTTGCCACCTTCTTCCGCGACGGCAGCAACACCGCAGAAGAAGAGGAGTCGTGCGTCTAGCAGACAGGGAGGCAGCGTCAGAGGGCGAGGCAAGGACCAACATTACGACGATGAATCAGACGACAGCTACGACAGCGACCGCAGCGACGATATCCCAGACTACTTCACTTCTACTGCACCACGGAGTCGATCACCAAGGAAACGGAGACGAACACCGCCAAGCCAGAATGCATCACCTTCACCGACACCTCGGCCACGGAACAGGAGAGAGCAGGATGATGTGAATGATTACAAGATCATAAACAAAAAGCCAGCCAGTATCATGAATGCCATATCGGCCTTATACAACACGTCTGGCGCCGTCGGGCTATGGCGAGCCAGCAACACCACTTTTCTGTACTCAACACTTCTGCGAACTACAGACTCGTTCGTAAGAAGCTTATTGCTGGCCATACTCGGACTTCCAGATCTGCCCGGTCCAGACCACGGCGGTCTAGCACCTGGATTGAGCTCGCGAGGCGCTGGCTTCAGTGGTATCGACCTTAGTGACAGCCCCAACGCGATAGGGTCGTTGATAGTGGTCGGCCTCGCCAGCTGTATTACCGGTCTGCTTTTGGCGCCGTTGGATCTGGTCCGAACGAGGCTGATAGTAACACCGGTATCTCATCCACCAAGAGGTCTGCTATCGAACCTCAAGTGCCTACCTTCCTTGGTGGCATCATCAGACCTATGGCTGCCAACGGCTCTGTTCCACTCAATACCCAACATCTTCTCGGCTGCTTCTCCACTCTTCCTGAGGCGACAGATGCGACTAGCTCCAGAAACGACACCGGGTCTTTGGTCGCTTGCGGCATTCACGACCTCGCTCAGCGAGCTGTTCATCCGACTACCACTGGAGACCGTGGTGCGAAGAGCACAAGTCAACGCAATAAAGAAGGCACAGTCAGATGTACCGCTTGTCATCGATCCTGCGCCTTACACCGGTGTCTGGGCCACAGTATACGGTATCATGTACCTCGAAGGGGAGACGACAACGACAGCCGCCAACGGAATGCTTCGGACACGAAGAGGTCAAGGCGCTGCAGGTCTCGTCCGAGGCTGGCGAGTCGGCTTTTGGGGTTTGGCAGGTGTCTGGGGAGCAGGCGCGTTGGGTCCTGGTGACGTGAAGAGCGGTGGGCAATTTTGA
- a CDS encoding Adrenodoxin, mitochondrial: MVQIQCTAVSRTMSSCLRTASRETRTQWRPIHHQRHLTTQSSPQPQQLLRTRTSQPHPSRMTRLPLSRTHDISRPFTTTPTRQHGDLTPPKPGEERKVTFIDKEGHEHTFVVSDGDNLLDIAQANDLEMEGACGGSCACSTCHVMVAGDEMYDKMEEPSDDENDMLDLAFGLTETSRLGCQVEMRKELDGLVVKLPSMTRNLQASDFESK, encoded by the exons ATGGTCCAAATACAGTGCACAGCAGTCTCGCGGACGATGTCATCCTGCCTACGAACCGCATCGCGAGAAACACGGACTCAATGGCGGCCCATACATCACCAGAGACATCTCACCACCCAATCATCACCACAACCTCAACAACTCCTACGGACGAGGACATCGCAGCCGCACCCATCACGTATGACTCGATTGCCTCTATCGCGAACGCATGACATATCACGACCCTTCACAACAACGCCCACACGGCAACATGGCGACCTCACGCCTCCCAAGCCTGGTGAGGAAAGAAAAGTAACCTTCATCGACAAGGAGGGCCACGAACACACCTTTGTTGTATCAGACGGAGACAATCTGCTGGATATCGCTCAAGCAAACGATCTAGAGATGGAGGGCGCATGTGGAGGGAGTTGTGCGTGCAGTACATGTCATGTCATGGTAGCTGGGGATGAGATGTATGATAAGATG GAAGAACCCTCAGACGACGAAAACGACATGCTGGACCTAGCCTTCGGTCTGACAGAAACGAGTCGACTGGGCTGTCAAGTAGAAATGCGGAAAGAGCTGGATGGGTTGGTAGTAAAGCTACCATCCATGACGAGGAATTTGCAGGCGAGTGATTTCGAGTCCAAGTAA
- a CDS encoding Transcriptional repressor rco-1 yields the protein MYNAHRGMPPGPQQPGSRLAELLDQVRAEFEAQAGRSTEHEHQLHAQIQEMELVRTKIYQLETTQIAMKSKYEEEIARLRHELEQRGGPSGSGHSAAQPPQPPAIGHGPANLFQGIMAGGQGGPGLAPPPQEQQGQPGMPGHMQGQGPPGLNQPPGQPHNPFAYGQPQAGPSLNGYGPQQPPQPTASPGGNKPRLGGPPGLRGPATPQQIPANAYPGSPQVARPTPPPNPNAQIASDFQYTPAQLENIGNQLSEYDPDKLPPHLKRTGDDWHAVFNPTVRRRLDVDLVHNLAHQSVVCCVRFSQDGRFVATGCNRSAQIFDVNSGKQVCHLQDNSTSSEGDLYIRSVCFSPDGRSLATGAEDKIIRVWDIQQKVIRHQFSGHDQDIYSLDFASDGRYIASGSGDRTIRLWDLHDSQCVLTLQIEDGVTTVAMSPNGRFVAAGSLDKSVRIWDTQTGVLVERTEGEQGHKDSVYSVAFSPTGEHLVSGSLDKTIRMWRLNPRQTYAIPGGPPPQPKQGECIRTFDGHKDFVLSVALTPDGHWVMSGSKDRGVQFWDPETGHAQLMLQGHKNSVISVAPSPMGHLFATGSGDMKARIWRYQPYTG from the exons ATGTACAACGCGCATCGCGGCATGCCCCCAGGGCCGCAGCAGCCCGGCAGCCGTCTGGCGGAGCTGCTGGACCAGGTGCGCGCCGAGTTCGAGGCGCAAGCTGGTCGGTCCACCGAGCATGAGCACCAAT TGCATGCTCAGATTCAGGAAATGGAGCTTGTGCGGACCAAGATCTACCAGCTGGAAACCACGCAGATTGCCATGAAGAGCAA GTACGAAGAGGAGATCGCCCGACTTCGCCACGAACTGGAGCAGCGAGGTGGCCCATCTGGAAGCGGACACTCCGCTGCTCAACCACCACAACCACCAGCCATTGGTCATGGGCCAGCGAACTTGTTCCAAGGAATCATGGCAGGTGGGCAAGGCGGTCCTGGACTCGCACCTCCACCACAAGAGCAACAAGGTCAGCCGGGTATGCCTGGTCATATGCAAGGCCAAGGTCCACCGGGCCTCAATCAACCTCCAGGTCAACCACACAACCCATTCGCATATGGCCAACCACAGGCAGGACCAAGCCTCAATGGCTACGGCCCACAGCAGCCACCTCAGCCGACCGCTAGTCCCGGCGGTAACAAGCCTCGCCTTGGTGGCCCTCCTGGTCTCCGTGGTCCAGCCACTCCACAGCAAATTCCAGCGAATGCCTACCCGGGTAGTCCCCAAGTAGCACGACCTACTCCACCACCAAATCCAAACGCACAGATCGCGTCCGACTTCCAATACACTCCAGCACAGCTAGAGAACATTGGCAATCAACTGTCTGAGTACGATCCAGACAAGCTCCCACCACACCTCAAGCGTACAGGCGACGACTGGCACGCTGTTTTCAACCCTACTGTCCGACGTAGATTGGACGTCGACTTGGTGCACAACTTGGCGCATCAGAGCGTGGTCTGCTGTGTGAGGTTCAGCCAGGATGGACGTTTCGTTGCAACCGGATGCAACCGATCCGCTCAGATCTTCGATGTCAACTCCGGCAAGCAGGTCTGCCACCTCCAAGACAACAGCACCAGTTCCGAGGGCGACCTCTACATCCGCAGCGTCTGCTTCAGCCCAGACGGCCGCTCTCTCGCCACTGGCGCAGAAGACAAGATTATTCGAGTCTGGGACATCCAACAGAAGGTCATCCGACACCAATTCTCTGGCCACGATCAAGACATCTACTCACTTGACTTCGCGTCAGATGGGCGATACATCGCCTCCGGTTCCGGCGACAGGACCATCCGTCTTTGGGATCTCCATGACAGCCAGTGTGTGCTCACACTCCAGATTGAGGATGGCGTCACCACTGTCGCCATGTCACCAAACGGTCGCTTTGTGGCTGCCGGAAGCTTGGACAAGAGCGTGCGCATCTGGGACACCCAGACTGGTGTGCTCGTCGAGCGCACTGAGGGCGAACAAGGTCATAAGGACAGTGTCTACTCCGTTGCTTTCAGCCCAACAGGCGAGCACCTCGTTTCTGGATCGCTGGATAAGACGATTCGCATGTGGCGACTCAACCCTCGACAGACATACGCCATTCCTGGCGGCCCACCACCACAACCCAAGCAGGGCGAGTGCATCCGCACTTTTGATGGTCACAAAGACTTCGTGCTTAGTGTCGCTCTAACACCAGATGGTCACTGGGTCATGTCTGGTTCTAAGGACCGAGGAGTGCAATTTTGGGATCCCGAGACGGGCCACGCTCAGCTTATGTTGCAAGGACACAAGAACTCTG TTATCTCAGTTGCGCCATCGCCGATGGGTCACCTCTTCGCCACTGGTTCCGGCGACATGAAGGCCAGGATCTGGAGATATCAGCCTTACACCGGATAA